From the genome of Sander lucioperca isolate FBNREF2018 chromosome 1, SLUC_FBN_1.2, whole genome shotgun sequence, one region includes:
- the vimr2 gene encoding peripherin produces the protein MTMLRVSSYRKLFEDDSWSRNGGLSMQCAGQCRASVRGAAINECNCEKLDFVAAKALNKEGLNRFVQERNIIAALNDRLVRLIELAHCFEEENESLECQIVELEEKLNSRQAASSITSTVAEPDYSLDAVVERLRRERDEILCDTEELQKELECLMKEYEKAAQQRIILQQGRQEVAEEVDAVTAECLALREQVAIYEEQLANMEAQHTTEVESLLEPAEGATGAVAAIIFGSPDITPALVVKEYYCQLAENLQSECGASSSAVVRSGDGKQLEVGGAGGSTVKDLSKIKDINELKMLISELQKELSELEKCNEELEDEVEMKTAAYIDEIAELECTIDEMRHQEADFQVQMKKQCEDYKELLSEKMARDMEITAYRSLVEEEEERLCNL, from the exons ATGACCATGCTCAGAGTGTCTTCTTACCGCAAGCTGTTTGAGGATGATAGCTGGAGTCGAAATGGAGGGTTAAGTATGCAGTGTGCAGGGCAGTGCCGGGCCTCTGTCAG GGGTGCGGCCATTAACGAGTGTAACTGTGAGAAGTTAGACTTCGTAGCTGCCAAGGCGCTCAACAAGGAGGGTCTGAACCGGTTTGTCCAGGAGCGCAACATCATCGCAGCCCTCAACGACCGCCTGGTCAGACTTATTGAACTG GCCCATTGTTTTGAGGAGGAGAATGAGTCTCTTGAATGTCAGATTGTTGAACTAGAGGAGAAGCTGAACAGTCGGCAAGCCGCCTCCAGCATCACCTCCACTGTGGCCGAGCCTGACTACAGTCTggatgcagtggtggaaagacTGCGCAGGGAGAGG GATGAGATTCTGTGTgacacagaggagctgcagaaagAGCTTGAATGTCTGATGAAAGAGTACGAGAAGGCTGCACAGCAGAGGATCATCCTCCAGCAGGGACGACAGGAGGTTGCTGAG GAAGTCGATGCTGTGACAGCAGAGTGTTTGGCACTGAGGGAGCAAGTGGCTATCTACGAGGAGCAGCTGGCCAACATGGAGGCCCAGCACACAACG GAAGTGGAGAGTCTGCTGGAGCCAGCTGAAGGGGCTACAGGAGCTGTGGCAGCTATTATATTTGGCAGCCCTGACATCACTCCAGCCCTGGTTGTAAAGGAGTACTACTGCCAGCTGGCCGAGAACCTCCAG TCCGAGTGTGGTGCATCCTCCTCTGCTGTTGTTCGCAGTGGTGATGGAAAACAACTGGAAGTAGGGGGAGCTGGAGGGTCAACAGTCAAAGACTTGTCAAAGATAAAGGACATCAATGAGCTGAAGATGCTG ATTTCAGAGCTACAAAAGGAGCTCTCTGAGCTGGAGAAGTGTAACGAGGAGCTGGAGGACGAGGTTGAGATGAAGACGGCTGCATATATTGACGAGATTGCTGAGTTGGAG TGTACTATTGATGAAATGCGGCACCAGGAGGCCGACTTCCAAGTGCAGATGAAGAAGCAGTGTGAAGACTACAAGGAGCTGCTCAGTGAGAAGATGGCCAGAGACATGGAAATTACTGCTTACAG